A single region of the Biomaibacter acetigenes genome encodes:
- a CDS encoding RNA polymerase sigma factor, whose protein sequence is MDLLKLVNKSKYKDNKAFQVLFELFYDEVYRIAYLITQSRAMSEDAAQEAFLKAFERLDTLKEPKKFVSWIKSITARCAIDILRQQKCLTVLDEFADYPNGDYISPAVLPQPETEAERRELKAKLREAIYSLNPIHRQVVVLKYYLGFDTREIARTLDLPPGTVKSRLHRALKILNLKISSDKNFPLPVYKTITKKEGTQQ, encoded by the coding sequence ATGGACCTGTTAAAATTAGTCAATAAATCTAAATATAAAGATAATAAAGCGTTTCAGGTGCTGTTTGAGTTGTTCTATGATGAAGTTTACCGGATCGCTTACCTAATTACCCAGAGCCGCGCCATGTCAGAAGATGCCGCCCAGGAAGCGTTTTTAAAAGCTTTTGAACGGCTGGATACATTGAAAGAACCAAAAAAATTCGTATCATGGATAAAATCCATTACCGCCCGCTGCGCAATCGACATATTGCGGCAGCAAAAATGTCTCACAGTGCTTGACGAATTTGCCGATTACCCTAATGGCGATTATATATCCCCGGCCGTGCTGCCCCAGCCTGAAACTGAAGCCGAACGCCGGGAACTTAAAGCAAAACTACGAGAAGCCATATATTCCTTAAATCCCATACACAGGCAGGTAGTGGTCTTAAAATACTACCTGGGCTTTGATACCCGGGAAATCGCACGGACTCTTGATTTGCCTCCGGGCACTGTCAAGTCCCGCCTGCACCGGGCCTTAAAAATTCTGAACTTAAAAATATCCAGCGATAAAAACTTTCCCTTGCCCGTGTATAAGACCATAACAAAAAAGGAAGGGACCCAGCAATGA
- a CDS encoding peptidoglycan D,D-transpeptidase FtsI family protein, translating to MDRLRKNTKIIFGIFCGLFISLIIYLSYFTAYEREKLIQSSYNRRLWEQEDRVIRGTIYDTKGRPLADTVIEDNVKKRIYPGGEALGPLVGYSDRRLGRAGLEDVFNGELLGVLEKDPMVLLRQKILGVSDRGNDAYLTIDAELQKTAYKMFRGRRGALVAMDPNTGALLAVVSSPGYDSSNLQNKWDGLVKNPDKPLINRATQGLYPPGSAFKIITLTAALTSHPEIEKKIYYTPGYIKINGRIIRDYEGLWPGNYDITNAFRYSSNTVFIQIGQEVGMDNLFSMAEAFGFNARVNADIPIATSTIPRPPLLGGEVEVAEDSIGQGKILSTPLQMARVASVIASGGKLVTPYILQKSVSPLGITRTVHKPETLKQVLDKSVADKVKALMVDVVQNGTGTPAYIKGITVAGKTGSAQNPFGKTHAWFVGFAPAENPKIAVAAVVENAGGGGAIAGPIVREVILQYLNSLQK from the coding sequence ATGGATAGGCTCAGAAAAAATACAAAGATTATTTTCGGGATTTTTTGCGGGCTTTTCATTTCCCTTATTATATACCTTTCCTATTTTACAGCCTATGAGAGGGAAAAACTTATTCAGAGCTCATACAACCGGAGGCTCTGGGAGCAGGAAGATAGGGTCATAAGGGGCACCATCTACGATACTAAGGGTAGGCCACTGGCCGATACGGTTATAGAGGATAATGTCAAAAAAAGGATATACCCCGGCGGCGAGGCCTTAGGTCCGCTGGTGGGATACTCTGACAGGAGGCTTGGAAGGGCAGGTCTGGAAGATGTTTTTAACGGCGAACTGCTGGGAGTTCTCGAAAAGGACCCCATGGTTCTGCTTCGCCAGAAGATCCTGGGGGTTTCCGACAGGGGCAATGACGCATATCTCACCATAGATGCGGAATTGCAAAAAACCGCTTACAAAATGTTCCGGGGCAGGCGCGGCGCCCTGGTGGCCATGGACCCCAATACGGGAGCCCTCCTGGCCGTGGTGAGTTCGCCGGGATATGACTCTTCAAACCTTCAAAATAAGTGGGACGGCCTGGTGAAAAACCCGGATAAACCCCTGATAAACCGTGCCACTCAGGGATTATATCCTCCCGGCTCCGCCTTTAAGATTATAACCCTGACTGCCGCCCTTACCAGCCATCCGGAAATAGAGAAAAAGATATACTACACTCCTGGATATATAAAAATAAACGGCAGGATAATAAGAGATTATGAGGGCCTGTGGCCCGGCAACTATGATATTACCAATGCCTTCAGGTATTCCAGCAACACGGTTTTTATTCAAATAGGCCAGGAAGTGGGAATGGATAATCTCTTTTCCATGGCCGAAGCCTTTGGGTTCAATGCCAGAGTAAATGCCGATATTCCCATAGCCACCAGCACCATCCCCAGGCCGCCCTTGCTGGGAGGAGAGGTGGAAGTGGCCGAAGATTCCATAGGTCAGGGAAAGATACTGTCAACTCCGCTGCAGATGGCCCGAGTAGCATCGGTGATTGCCAGCGGCGGCAAGCTGGTTACTCCTTACATCCTTCAAAAATCCGTCTCTCCCCTGGGGATAACAAGAACGGTTCATAAACCTGAAACCCTGAAGCAGGTATTAGATAAAAGCGTTGCCGACAAGGTAAAGGCCCTCATGGTGGATGTAGTGCAGAACGGTACCGGCACTCCGGCATATATAAAGGGGATAACCGTGGCCGGCAAGACCGGTAGTGCTCAGAATCCCTTCGGAAAGACCCATGCCTGGTTTGTGGGCTTTGCACCGGCGGAAAACCCTAAGATTGCCGTGGCGGCGGTGGTGGAAAACGCCGGCGGAGGCGGGGCCATTGCAGGGCCTATAGTAAGAGAAGTAATACTGCAGTATTTAAATAGTCTGCAAAAATAA
- a CDS encoding GNAT family N-acetyltransferase: MCDNFSIRFAERKDTGLILQLIRELAEYEKLPHEVTADEHLLEESLFDRKDAEVIIAEYDNIPVGYALFFHNFSTFLGKRGLYLEDLYIRPEYRGRGFGKKLFAFLANLALERNCGRMEWSVLDWNRPSIDFYKSLGARPMDEWTVYRLTGDALWNLANKLK; the protein is encoded by the coding sequence GTGTGCGACAATTTTAGTATCAGATTTGCTGAGAGAAAAGATACCGGATTGATTCTTCAATTAATCAGAGAACTGGCCGAATACGAAAAGCTGCCGCACGAAGTGACGGCAGATGAGCATTTGCTGGAAGAATCTTTGTTTGACAGAAAAGATGCTGAAGTCATTATTGCGGAGTATGATAATATACCCGTAGGTTATGCCCTTTTCTTCCATAACTTTTCCACTTTCCTCGGCAAGCGAGGCTTGTACCTTGAAGATTTATACATAAGACCGGAATATCGCGGCAGGGGATTTGGCAAAAAGCTTTTTGCTTTTTTGGCTAATCTGGCGCTGGAACGTAACTGCGGCCGCATGGAATGGTCCGTATTGGATTGGAATAGGCCATCCATAGATTTCTATAAATCTTTAGGTGCAAGACCAATGGACGAATGGACTGTTTACAGATTGACCGGCGACGCACTCTGGAATTTGGCGAATAAATTAAAATAA
- a CDS encoding CPBP family intramembrane glutamic endopeptidase, whose product MIIVWGSSGRSSVDIHNFTAITIFFYLLLYGMKTGIAEEIFFRGFIAKKLIKILGFSKGNVVQAVVFALPHFVIRGSASTADIIVRIINAFLLGYTFGYIMDRKCNGSIIPVMISHILINMISSLILFIIL is encoded by the coding sequence ATGATAATCGTATGGGGTAGTAGCGGGAGGAGTTCTGTTGATATACATAATTTTACGGCAATAACAATTTTCTTCTACCTTTTACTTTACGGGATGAAAACAGGAATAGCGGAAGAGATTTTTTTTAGGGGATTTATCGCAAAGAAACTTATTAAAATCCTTGGATTTTCAAAAGGAAATGTTGTTCAGGCTGTTGTGTTTGCGTTGCCTCATTTCGTTATACGCGGTTCAGCCTCTACAGCAGATATTATTGTCCGAATTATAAATGCCTTTTTGTTAGGGTATACATTTGGATATATTATGGATAGAAAATGCAATGGGAGCATTATACCGGTTATGATTTCTCATATTCTTATCAATATGATATCAAGCTTAATACTGTTTATAATACTATAG
- a CDS encoding YdcF family protein gives MYVYIEWYGRNCEPEKADAIIVLGAAVWRDGPSPALLERINLAETLYRHGYAPAIITTAGIGTSNPIPEGRAARDELIRRGISGDTVYEETHLF, from the coding sequence ATGTATGTATATATTGAGTGGTACGGGCGAAATTGTGAACCCGAAAAAGCCGATGCTATAATTGTCCTGGGTGCAGCCGTATGGCGAGACGGCCCAAGCCCTGCCTTGCTGGAGCGCATCAATCTGGCGGAGACACTTTACAGGCACGGTTATGCTCCTGCTATTATAACAACAGCTGGGATTGGGACTTCCAATCCCATTCCTGAAGGTAGGGCGGCAAGAGACGAGCTTATCCGCAGGGGAATTTCCGGGGATACCGTTTACGAAGAAACTCATTTATTTTAA
- a CDS encoding ABC transporter ATP-binding protein — translation MKVTLLEGKNLTMVFGGLAALDSVDISINKGEVLSLIGPNGAGKTTLFNLLTGVYSPTRGSISFKQKEIKNLKPYDITKMGIARTFQNIRLFGEMSVLDNVIIGQHCRTGTGVFGAIFRGPATRKEERKVRDRAMEILNFVGLDSEAGEKAKNLPYGKQRRLEMARALATDPDLILLDEPAAGMNPQETNELIGLIDKINDMGKTVLLIEHDMKLVMGISQRIMVLDYGKKIADGPPEKVRNDEKVIKAYLGDRAGKEDRAC, via the coding sequence AAAACCTCACCATGGTTTTCGGCGGCCTGGCAGCCCTGGACTCAGTGGATATAAGCATAAATAAGGGAGAAGTATTGAGCCTCATTGGCCCCAACGGTGCGGGCAAAACGACCCTTTTCAACCTTCTTACGGGCGTTTATTCACCCACCCGGGGTTCCATAAGCTTCAAACAAAAGGAGATAAAAAACCTCAAGCCCTATGATATTACAAAAATGGGCATTGCCCGCACCTTTCAAAACATCAGGCTTTTCGGCGAGATGAGCGTGCTGGATAATGTAATCATAGGGCAGCATTGCCGCACCGGTACCGGCGTATTTGGAGCGATCTTCAGGGGACCTGCGACCAGAAAGGAAGAAAGAAAGGTGCGGGACAGGGCCATGGAGATTCTCAACTTTGTAGGTCTTGATAGCGAAGCCGGAGAAAAAGCCAAAAACCTTCCTTACGGCAAGCAACGGCGTCTTGAAATGGCCCGGGCTCTGGCCACAGACCCCGATTTGATATTGCTTGATGAACCTGCCGCAGGAATGAACCCCCAGGAGACCAATGAGCTAATAGGACTGATCGATAAAATAAATGACATGGGAAAAACCGTTCTCCTGATTGAGCATGATATGAAGCTGGTCATGGGCATTTCCCAGAGGATAATGGTGCTGGATTACGGTAAAAAGATCGCCGACGGACCTCCGGAAAAGGTGCGAAATGACGAGAAAGTTATAAAGGCTTATCTGGGTGACAGGGCCGGCAAGGAGGACCGTGCATGTTAA
- a CDS encoding ABC transporter ATP-binding protein — protein MLKLNNVVTHYGNIQALKGISLEINQGEIVTVIGANGAGKTTTLKAICGLVNITSGKIYFQGKDITDKPTSDIVGSGIAMVPEGRRVFPRMTVLENLQLGAYLNGDKNQINKDLERVFELFPILKQRLKQVAGTLSGGEQQMLAMGRALMARPKLLLLDEPSMGLAPMIVSNIFDIIQEINRSGTTILLVEQNAHMALSIAHKGYVIETGKIVMEDTADNLLHNEQVKKAYLGE, from the coding sequence ATGTTAAAACTTAACAATGTTGTAACTCATTACGGAAACATACAGGCATTGAAGGGCATTTCACTGGAAATTAACCAGGGTGAGATAGTGACGGTAATAGGTGCCAACGGGGCAGGTAAAACCACCACCCTGAAGGCTATCTGCGGCCTGGTGAATATTACTTCGGGAAAAATTTATTTTCAGGGAAAGGATATCACCGACAAACCCACCTCGGATATCGTTGGTTCAGGCATAGCCATGGTCCCGGAAGGCCGGAGGGTCTTTCCTCGCATGACTGTGCTGGAAAATCTGCAGCTCGGTGCATACCTGAATGGAGATAAAAACCAGATAAATAAAGACCTGGAACGGGTCTTTGAACTCTTTCCCATTTTGAAACAGCGTTTAAAACAGGTAGCGGGCACTCTTTCGGGCGGCGAGCAGCAGATGCTGGCCATGGGGAGAGCTTTAATGGCAAGACCAAAGCTGCTTCTCCTGGACGAACCCTCCATGGGGCTTGCCCCCATGATTGTTTCAAACATCTTTGATATTATCCAGGAAATAAACCGGAGCGGCACCACCATCCTCCTGGTGGAGCAAAACGCCCATATGGCGCTGTCCATAGCACATAAGGGGTATGTAATAGAAACTGGAAAGATAGTCATGGAGGACACAGCCGATAATTTACTTCACAATGAACAGGTTAAAAAGGCGTATTTAGGGGAGTAA
- a CDS encoding FHA domain-containing protein has translation MYELLVQVGKFVLIGIIYYFLYNFLKVMVYDLTVDKQNPGETGFYLVADDGMEYPLFPINTIGRASDSDIVIDDPFLSSKHALITKRGRSMLIQDLNSTNGTFVNGKKIKKPFRLKENDEVVLGDKKFTFLRRESRGIKNGSNL, from the coding sequence ATGTATGAACTTCTGGTCCAGGTGGGAAAGTTTGTCCTCATAGGAATTATTTACTATTTTTTATATAATTTTTTAAAAGTAATGGTTTATGACTTAACCGTGGATAAGCAAAACCCTGGGGAAACGGGGTTTTACCTTGTGGCTGATGATGGAATGGAATATCCCCTTTTCCCCATAAATACCATCGGAAGGGCTTCGGATTCCGACATTGTCATTGATGATCCGTTTCTTTCCAGCAAACATGCCCTTATAACTAAAAGGGGCAGGAGTATGTTGATACAGGATTTGAACAGCACCAACGGCACCTTTGTAAATGGAAAGAAGATAAAAAAACCTTTCAGGTTGAAGGAAAATGATGAAGTGGTACTGGGAGATAAGAAATTTACATTTTTGAGGAGGGAAAGCCGTGGAATTAAAAATGGAAGCAATTTATAA
- a CDS encoding PIN domain-containing protein encodes MNDNFKRQFIDTNVLVYAHDRSAGKKYERARKLLTNLWESRQGCISIQVLQEFYVTVVQKIAKPILTDKAARIITDLKEWNVHIPDVNDILYAIDIQQRNKLSFWDSLIICSAKKLNCDVIWSEDLNHGQYYEEIVVINPFEELSDNC; translated from the coding sequence ATGAACGATAATTTCAAACGTCAGTTTATAGATACTAATGTACTGGTTTATGCCCATGATAGAAGTGCCGGTAAAAAATATGAAAGAGCGCGAAAGCTTTTAACAAACTTATGGGAATCCCGGCAGGGTTGTATAAGCATTCAAGTACTTCAGGAATTTTATGTAACCGTGGTTCAAAAAATAGCAAAACCTATTTTAACTGATAAAGCTGCTAGAATTATTACCGATCTTAAGGAATGGAATGTTCATATACCTGATGTGAATGATATTTTATATGCCATTGATATTCAACAAAGAAATAAACTTTCCTTCTGGGATTCTCTTATAATATGCAGCGCAAAAAAATTGAATTGTGATGTCATTTGGTCAGAAGATCTTAATCATGGGCAATATTATGAAGAGATAGTGGTTATAAACCCTTTTGAAGAATTATCAGACAACTGCTGA
- a CDS encoding FtsW/RodA/SpoVE family cell cycle protein, whose amino-acid sequence MEAIYNKTLSATALIGFIAFLLLSLKATPFSPIPIYGAIAFAAIMFTGYFLTNYLLYGQDPALFILACFITELGLIMLYRINPAVFLKQINWFALGVLAFILSSIVIKYWVKLQINPLYFFVITIILLVIPLVFGVEKGGSRSWIQLAGYSFQPSELAKITFVLFLAGRLKDGRIDKVLWLTGEVLAAVGLLALARDLGGAMLFYLTALALVFAATSRWDLTAAGLAVSGVAAVLGYYLFGHVRVRVEAWLNPWQDVPGRGYQIVQSLFAIAQGGFFGTGLGLGHPEYIPAVTTDFIFSGFSEEFGFLGAAALIIVYFLLVYRGIKISLTVRDSFLALVALGISTLFGLQIFTIIGGVIKLIPMTGVTLPFMSYGGSSMVMSFISLGILNGIRLNERREEADG is encoded by the coding sequence ATGGAAGCAATTTATAACAAGACACTGAGCGCCACAGCTCTCATCGGTTTTATTGCCTTTTTGCTTCTGTCTCTCAAAGCCACGCCCTTTTCTCCGATACCCATATATGGGGCCATAGCCTTTGCGGCCATCATGTTTACAGGTTATTTTTTGACCAATTATCTGCTGTACGGCCAGGACCCTGCCCTTTTCATCCTGGCCTGCTTTATAACCGAATTGGGGCTTATAATGCTTTACAGGATAAACCCGGCCGTATTTTTAAAGCAGATAAACTGGTTTGCCCTGGGGGTGCTGGCTTTTATTCTGAGTTCCATAGTTATTAAATACTGGGTAAAGCTTCAAATAAACCCGCTTTATTTTTTTGTCATTACTATAATACTTCTTGTGATTCCGCTGGTATTTGGAGTGGAAAAAGGGGGCTCCAGAAGCTGGATACAGTTGGCGGGATATTCCTTCCAGCCCTCGGAGCTGGCCAAGATAACATTTGTACTCTTTCTGGCAGGAAGATTAAAGGACGGCAGGATAGATAAGGTTCTGTGGTTGACGGGGGAGGTCCTGGCGGCTGTGGGGCTTCTGGCCCTGGCCAGGGACCTCGGTGGGGCCATGCTGTTTTACCTGACAGCTCTTGCCCTGGTGTTTGCGGCCACTTCGCGGTGGGATTTGACAGCGGCGGGCCTGGCTGTATCGGGCGTTGCCGCAGTTTTGGGATACTATCTTTTCGGTCATGTGAGAGTGAGGGTGGAAGCCTGGCTGAACCCCTGGCAGGATGTGCCCGGAAGGGGATATCAAATAGTTCAGTCCCTTTTTGCCATTGCCCAGGGAGGATTTTTTGGAACCGGCCTGGGTTTAGGGCACCCGGAATACATTCCTGCGGTTACCACGGACTTCATTTTTTCGGGGTTTTCCGAGGAGTTCGGTTTTTTGGGAGCAGCAGCGTTGATTATCGTGTATTTCCTGCTGGTATACCGGGGCATAAAAATTTCCCTTACGGTCAGGGACAGCTTTCTGGCCCTGGTGGCTCTTGGGATTTCTACTTTGTTTGGACTTCAGATATTTACCATTATAGGCGGCGTGATAAAACTCATTCCCATGACGGGAGTCACTTTGCCCTTCATGAGCTATGGCGGAAGCTCCATGGTCATGAGTTTTATTTCCCTGGGGATATTAAACGGTATCCGCTTGAACGAGAGGAGAGAGGAAGCCGATGGATAG
- a CDS encoding CopG family transcriptional regulator: MQYQNITLSIPKELLKKIKHIAIEKQISISALLTKTLEEIVHKEDSYEKAKKHHLSILETGFELDTCGKINWRREDLHER, translated from the coding sequence ATGCAATATCAGAACATTACTCTTTCTATTCCCAAAGAACTTTTAAAAAAAATTAAACATATAGCCATCGAAAAGCAGATATCTATATCAGCTCTTTTGACAAAGACTTTGGAAGAAATAGTTCACAAAGAGGATTCTTATGAAAAGGCTAAAAAGCATCATTTATCTATATTAGAAACAGGTTTTGAGTTAGATACCTGCGGTAAAATAAATTGGCGAAGAGAGGATCTTCATGAACGATAA
- a CDS encoding DUF4367 domain-containing protein, producing the protein MKESYLEDLIKDTLLEEAQRIDVPPSDTVWAKIDAARKKKKLFHSLLHKNGAFRFQLAAASLIIFILGTLLYFTHPSAVNARSNRILKTVVDLFRSPAPADIIITMDNTSTPPPDAPPPPPDWPLATGEKVVAPEQARAEASFSFKEPSYLTRGLKLDIITLMDKNMVNQYYRSDKNRLIISQRHMPGDFASSHMFSNARAKKVNINGVEGTLVSQRNPYSGKDELTIIWFADSISFRVETDLNERETLKIVRSLK; encoded by the coding sequence ATGAAAGAATCTTACCTGGAAGACCTGATAAAAGACACATTACTCGAAGAAGCTCAACGGATTGACGTACCTCCCTCGGACACGGTTTGGGCAAAAATCGACGCTGCACGTAAAAAAAAGAAACTTTTCCATAGTCTTTTGCATAAAAACGGGGCTTTTCGCTTTCAACTGGCAGCCGCAAGTTTGATAATATTTATTCTTGGGACGCTTTTATACTTTACCCACCCTTCTGCGGTGAATGCCCGCAGTAACAGAATATTAAAAACGGTAGTGGACTTGTTCAGAAGTCCGGCACCCGCCGACATTATAATAACCATGGACAACACCTCCACCCCTCCTCCGGACGCCCCTCCGCCTCCTCCCGATTGGCCCCTTGCAACGGGAGAAAAGGTGGTCGCACCGGAACAGGCTCGGGCCGAAGCCTCATTTTCTTTCAAAGAACCCTCTTACTTGACCAGGGGCTTAAAGCTGGACATCATTACTCTGATGGATAAAAACATGGTAAACCAGTACTACCGTTCGGATAAAAACAGGCTGATAATAAGCCAGCGGCACATGCCCGGCGATTTTGCCTCAAGCCATATGTTTTCCAATGCCCGGGCAAAAAAGGTCAATATCAATGGAGTGGAGGGCACTCTGGTATCGCAGCGTAATCCATATTCTGGAAAGGACGAATTGACCATCATCTGGTTTGCGGACAGCATCAGTTTCAGAGTAGAGACGGATTTGAATGAAAGGGAAACTCTGAAGATAGTCCGTTCACTGAAATAG
- a CDS encoding YhcN/YlaJ family sporulation lipoprotein, protein MKRFLSSLLILLTVFSLALGGCSVSRKPAPKPAPPSRVTPAPTRTPAPKPAAPTAHALATKLASAAEKVEGVKSATVVVSGSTAFVGLEIKPGIEAKKTNEIKSKVADAVKRADARIKAVNVTTDPNLITRIKKIAEGIRAGKPLSSFTRELTEITRRMVPKGKVK, encoded by the coding sequence ATGAAAAGATTTTTATCTTCTCTTTTGATATTGCTAACGGTTTTTTCGCTCGCCCTGGGCGGATGTTCTGTTAGCCGTAAACCTGCACCAAAGCCAGCTCCTCCCAGCAGAGTTACACCGGCACCTACAAGAACACCGGCTCCAAAGCCTGCCGCCCCGACAGCCCACGCTCTTGCCACTAAACTGGCCAGTGCGGCCGAAAAAGTGGAAGGCGTAAAATCGGCCACTGTGGTCGTTTCCGGTTCTACAGCTTTTGTTGGATTGGAGATAAAACCCGGCATCGAAGCCAAAAAAACCAATGAAATCAAATCAAAGGTAGCCGATGCCGTAAAAAGAGCCGATGCACGCATCAAAGCCGTCAATGTGACTACAGACCCCAACCTGATAACCAGGATCAAAAAGATAGCGGAGGGTATCCGGGCCGGAAAACCGCTTTCAAGCTTTACCAGAGAACTCACTGAAATAACCCGCCGTATGGTTCCAAAAGGCAAAGTAAAATAA
- a CDS encoding DUF4846 domain-containing protein, protein MKRKIFICLLLGMIVFALMNLASYICGSIQEGHQGNRTGGEVLQAPTAKHGGGKNIINENGKTLFERINAPHGFERVQVEPGSFGEYLRNLPLKPHGSKVHYYDGRVKGNDVYEAVIDMDVGTKDLQQCADAVIRLRAEYLFGKRQYDRIHFNFTNGFRADYSKWMQGYRIKVSGNKAAWVKTAGHSADYEDFRRYLDTVFSYAGTLSLSRELKPVALEKMEIGDVFIQGGTPGHCVIVVDMAENRETGEKIFMLAQSYMPAQDIHVLKNHDDPGMSPWYAIKPERALVTPEWTFEWSDLKRFE, encoded by the coding sequence ATGAAAAGAAAGATCTTCATCTGTCTTTTATTGGGTATGATCGTTTTTGCTTTGATGAATCTGGCATCGTATATTTGCGGCAGTATTCAGGAAGGGCATCAGGGGAATAGAACGGGCGGGGAGGTTTTGCAGGCGCCTACCGCAAAGCATGGTGGGGGCAAAAATATTATCAACGAAAACGGCAAAACCTTGTTTGAGCGGATAAATGCCCCGCACGGATTTGAGAGAGTACAGGTTGAACCTGGGTCTTTTGGAGAGTATTTAAGAAACCTGCCGCTTAAGCCCCATGGCTCGAAGGTTCATTATTACGACGGGAGAGTAAAAGGCAATGATGTGTACGAAGCCGTCATAGACATGGATGTGGGGACAAAGGACCTGCAGCAGTGTGCCGATGCCGTTATCCGGTTGAGGGCGGAGTATCTGTTCGGGAAAAGACAGTATGACAGGATTCACTTTAACTTCACAAACGGCTTCAGGGCCGATTACAGCAAGTGGATGCAGGGATACAGAATTAAGGTCTCCGGCAACAAAGCTGCATGGGTAAAGACCGCAGGGCATTCTGCCGATTATGAAGACTTCAGGAGATACCTGGATACGGTATTTTCGTATGCCGGGACTTTGTCTCTGTCAAGGGAATTGAAACCGGTGGCATTGGAGAAAATGGAAATCGGAGATGTTTTTATACAGGGAGGTACTCCCGGCCACTGTGTAATCGTAGTGGACATGGCGGAAAACAGGGAAACCGGAGAAAAAATTTTTATGCTAGCCCAGAGCTACATGCCTGCCCAGGATATACACGTCCTCAAGAATCATGATGATCCGGGCATGAGCCCCTGGTATGCCATAAAGCCTGAAAGAGCTTTGGTTACACCCGAATGGACCTTTGAATGGAGTGACCTGAAGAGATTTGAATGA
- a CDS encoding DMT family transporter has protein sequence MKKSLLADGALLLVTMTWGLNFVVMKNALTKITPYLYLGIRFTLASIFLAIIFNRQLRKLSKEELKGGLIIGLCVFMGFVTQTIGLLYTTPGKSGFITSIYVVLVPFLAFFLTKEFPGWFQVLGAIVTFTGLGIISINEDFTINIGDALTLLCAVAFALQIIYTEQYVKKSNPINIAILQTGVTGLLTMVMSFWLEPFPVTIDPMIWTAILYAVIFCTAGAFAIQNIAQKYTSSTHAAVIMGMESVFAGLFSLIFWGETMTLRTLFGFSLIFGGVLITELMPAIPPKPADVRTLEEINK, from the coding sequence TTGAAAAAGAGCCTTTTGGCAGACGGGGCCCTGCTACTGGTCACCATGACCTGGGGTCTTAATTTTGTGGTCATGAAAAACGCACTTACAAAAATAACACCCTACCTGTATCTTGGCATTAGATTTACACTGGCTTCAATCTTTCTGGCAATCATTTTTAACCGGCAGCTCAGAAAACTTTCGAAAGAGGAATTAAAAGGCGGGTTGATTATCGGTCTATGTGTATTTATGGGATTTGTCACCCAGACCATCGGACTTCTTTATACTACACCCGGGAAGTCGGGATTTATAACCAGCATATATGTGGTGCTGGTGCCGTTTCTGGCGTTTTTCCTGACAAAAGAATTTCCGGGGTGGTTTCAGGTACTGGGAGCCATCGTCACCTTCACCGGCCTTGGGATAATTTCCATCAATGAAGACTTTACCATAAATATTGGAGATGCCCTCACTTTGCTATGTGCGGTAGCCTTCGCACTTCAGATAATTTATACCGAACAGTACGTCAAAAAGTCAAATCCCATAAACATAGCCATTTTACAGACCGGAGTGACGGGCTTACTGACTATGGTCATGAGTTTTTGGCTGGAGCCCTTCCCGGTAACCATCGATCCTATGATCTGGACAGCTATATTATATGCGGTAATCTTTTGCACCGCCGGGGCCTTTGCCATTCAAAACATTGCCCAAAAATATACCAGTTCCACCCATGCAGCGGTCATCATGGGCATGGAATCGGTATTCGCCGGGCTTTTTTCCCTTATCTTCTGGGGAGAAACCATGACCCTGAGGACATTATTCGGATTCTCCCTCATCTTCGGTGGCGTCCTGATAACGGAACTTATGCCGGCCATACCCCCAAAACCTGCCGACGTGAGGACTTTAGAGGAAATAAATAAATGA